The Streptomyces sp. CC0208 genome window below encodes:
- a CDS encoding C40 family peptidase, translated as MAAHRKPRRRSAGGHTVRTAATIALAGAATATGFDGIGHAEPQLTPAQVEAKVDQLYQEAEAATEKYNGAKEKAEAAEHRLDSLRDEAARRTEQLNEARDALGSIAAAQYRGGGLDPAMQLALTDDPDRYLDSAEFVERAGTRQAASVANVRRQLREIEQLRGAAHIELTSLKSRQAELKRHKKTITGKLGAARRLMSQLPAGERAVLADDGARASRATTSVREELATPGAATTEAPDSRAAAAVSYAYAKLGSPYVWGATGPDAFDCSGLIQAAYRSAGISLPRTTYAQIDAGRRVSRSELLPGDLVFFYSGISHVGLYIGNGQMIHAPNPSAPVRVAPIDQMPFAGATRVV; from the coding sequence GTGGCAGCGCACCGCAAGCCCCGCAGGCGCTCGGCCGGCGGCCATACGGTCCGTACGGCAGCGACGATCGCCCTCGCGGGGGCCGCGACCGCGACGGGCTTCGACGGGATCGGACACGCCGAGCCGCAGCTCACCCCGGCCCAGGTCGAGGCGAAGGTGGACCAGCTGTACCAGGAGGCCGAGGCGGCCACCGAGAAGTACAACGGCGCGAAGGAGAAGGCCGAGGCGGCCGAACACCGGCTGGACAGCCTGCGGGACGAGGCGGCCCGCCGGACGGAACAGCTCAACGAGGCGCGGGACGCGCTGGGTTCGATCGCCGCGGCACAGTACCGCGGCGGCGGCCTCGACCCCGCGATGCAGCTCGCCCTGACCGACGACCCCGACCGGTACCTGGACAGCGCCGAGTTCGTCGAACGGGCCGGTACCCGCCAGGCCGCCTCCGTGGCGAACGTACGCCGGCAGCTGCGGGAGATCGAGCAGCTGCGCGGGGCCGCGCACATCGAGCTGACCTCGCTGAAGTCGCGCCAGGCGGAACTGAAGCGGCACAAGAAGACGATCACCGGCAAACTGGGAGCGGCCCGCCGGCTGATGTCCCAGCTGCCGGCCGGGGAACGGGCGGTGCTCGCCGACGACGGGGCTCGCGCCTCACGGGCCACGACGAGCGTCCGCGAGGAGCTGGCGACCCCGGGCGCGGCCACTACGGAGGCCCCCGACTCCCGTGCCGCGGCGGCCGTCTCCTACGCCTACGCCAAGCTCGGCAGCCCCTACGTCTGGGGCGCCACCGGCCCGGACGCCTTCGACTGCTCGGGCCTCATCCAGGCCGCCTACCGCTCCGCGGGCATCTCCCTGCCCCGCACCACCTACGCCCAGATCGACGCCGGCCGGCGGGTCTCCCGCTCCGAACTCCTCCCCGGAGACCTGGTGTTCTTCTACTCGGGCATCAGCCACGTCGGGCTCTACATCGGCAACGGGCAGATGATCCACGCCCCGAACCCGTCGGCTCCGGTGCGGGTGGCGCCGATCGACCAGATGCCGTTCGCCGGCGCCACGCGCGTGGTGTGA
- a CDS encoding response regulator transcription factor, with product MSDPTEANTEPVEPTPAGGAGERHVRVVLVDDHRMFRTGVQAEIGRTEETGVEVVGEAADVDQAVTVITATRPEVVLLDVHLPGGGGVEVLRRCAPLMADAEQPVRFLALSVSDAAEDVIGVIRGGARGYVTKTITGTDLVDSVFRVQEGDAVFSPRLAGFVLDAFASTDAPPVDEDLDRLTQREREVLRLIARGYAYKEIAKQLFISVKTVESHVSAVLRKLQLSNRHELTRWATARRLV from the coding sequence ATGAGCGACCCCACCGAGGCGAACACCGAACCCGTGGAGCCGACACCGGCCGGCGGCGCGGGAGAGCGGCACGTGCGCGTGGTCCTCGTCGACGACCACCGCATGTTCCGTACGGGCGTCCAGGCCGAGATCGGCCGGACCGAGGAGACCGGTGTCGAGGTCGTCGGGGAGGCCGCGGACGTCGACCAGGCCGTCACCGTCATCACCGCGACCCGTCCCGAGGTCGTCCTCCTCGACGTCCATCTCCCGGGCGGCGGCGGGGTCGAGGTGCTGCGCCGGTGCGCCCCGCTGATGGCCGACGCCGAGCAGCCCGTCCGCTTCCTCGCCCTGTCCGTCTCGGACGCGGCCGAGGACGTCATCGGAGTGATCCGGGGCGGTGCGCGCGGCTATGTGACGAAGACGATCACCGGCACGGACCTCGTCGACTCCGTCTTCCGCGTCCAGGAGGGCGACGCCGTGTTCTCGCCGCGCCTGGCCGGCTTCGTCCTGGACGCCTTCGCCTCCACCGACGCCCCGCCCGTCGACGAGGACCTCGACCGTCTCACCCAGCGCGAGCGCGAGGTGCTGAGGCTCATCGCGCGCGGTTACGCCTACAAGGAGATCGCCAAGCAGCTGTTCATCTCGGTGAAGACGGTCGAGTCCCATGTCTCGGCGGTGCTGCGGAAGTTGCAGCTGTCGAACCGTCATGAGCTGACCCGGTGGGCGACGGCTCGTCGGCTGGTCTGA
- a CDS encoding ATP-binding protein, with protein sequence MPEAAAAPLVEPRPPRKLYRSSDGRWLGGVARGLAGHLGLPVIWVRLVFVGLFMADGLGALLYAAFWFFVPLGVGGVGGQRPPALVTTETSPDGRRRLVARRPDKGQIVALLLMVVVAMVFVGNVNVGNGAKAYLWPAVLVGAGVALVWRQADNARRARWMEVGRRRRTLTLLRAAGGVLLVTAGVSGVFVLQGSAAHLGSVLQAALAVLVGITLLAGPYLVRMTQDLSEERLMRIRAQERAEVAAHVHDSVLHTLTLIQRNAENAGEVRRLARAQERDLRTWLYKPEGTGKDEADEPTDLADAVRRNAAEVEDKHGVPIEVVVVGDCPLDERTGAQMQAAREAMVNAAKYGGEGGAVQVYAEVEGRKVFVSVRDRGPGFDLDSIPADRMGVRESIIGRMERHGGTARLRAVPGGGTEVELEMERAEKTS encoded by the coding sequence ATGCCGGAAGCCGCAGCAGCGCCCCTCGTCGAACCGCGGCCGCCGCGCAAGCTCTACCGCAGCAGTGACGGACGCTGGCTGGGTGGTGTGGCGCGGGGGCTCGCCGGGCACCTCGGGCTGCCCGTGATCTGGGTGCGGCTCGTCTTCGTCGGCCTGTTCATGGCGGACGGGCTCGGTGCGTTGCTGTATGCCGCGTTCTGGTTCTTCGTGCCGCTCGGCGTCGGCGGTGTCGGCGGGCAGCGGCCCCCGGCCCTTGTCACCACCGAGACCTCGCCGGACGGCCGCCGCAGACTGGTCGCCCGCCGCCCCGACAAGGGCCAGATCGTGGCCCTGCTGCTCATGGTCGTCGTGGCCATGGTCTTCGTCGGCAATGTCAATGTGGGCAACGGGGCCAAGGCCTACCTCTGGCCCGCCGTCCTGGTCGGCGCGGGCGTCGCCCTGGTCTGGCGCCAGGCGGACAACGCCCGCCGGGCCCGCTGGATGGAGGTCGGCCGTCGTCGGCGCACCCTGACCCTGCTGCGGGCCGCGGGCGGTGTCCTCCTCGTCACCGCCGGTGTCTCCGGGGTCTTCGTCCTCCAGGGCTCCGCCGCCCACCTCGGTTCCGTCCTCCAGGCGGCCCTCGCGGTCCTCGTCGGGATAACGCTCCTCGCGGGGCCGTATCTCGTCCGCATGACCCAGGACCTCTCCGAGGAGCGCCTGATGCGCATCCGTGCCCAGGAGCGCGCGGAGGTCGCGGCCCACGTGCACGACTCGGTGCTGCACACCCTGACCCTGATCCAGCGCAACGCTGAGAACGCGGGGGAGGTGCGCCGCCTCGCCCGCGCCCAGGAGCGCGACCTGCGCACCTGGCTGTACAAACCCGAGGGCACCGGCAAGGACGAGGCCGACGAACCCACCGACCTCGCCGACGCCGTGCGGCGCAACGCGGCCGAGGTCGAGGACAAGCACGGCGTCCCCATCGAGGTCGTGGTCGTCGGCGACTGCCCGCTCGACGAGAGAACCGGCGCGCAGATGCAGGCCGCGCGTGAGGCGATGGTCAACGCCGCCAAGTACGGTGGCGAGGGCGGGGCCGTACAGGTCTACGCCGAAGTCGAGGGCAGGAAGGTCTTCGTGTCCGTGCGGGACCGCGGCCCCGGCTTCGACCTCGACTCGATACCCGCCGACCGGATGGGTGTCAGAGAATCGATCATCGGCCGCATGGAGCGCCATGGCGGCACGGCCCGGCTGCGTGCGGTGCCGGGCGGCGGCACGGAGGTCGAGCTGGAGATGGAGAGGGCGGAGAAGACGTCATGA
- a CDS encoding PspC domain-containing protein, with protein sequence MTDHQHAAGAGSGAGPDPGTGPGAGTPAGTGDASRAHGRAGTRQEGGTPADPHPESLGHRTATDAPAPPTATPQDTAAAGDTPAAPLRFRRDRRHKLLAGVCAGLGRQCDMDPVIFRITLAVLSATGGIGLIFYGFAWLFVPYEDEDENEVRKLLTGRVDGQALTGVLFALVGCGVFLTMLGNTSVLTFAVVLSLLLAGAGYWSRNRGTPDPDPLAAQAVADAPPEAQAPPVPAGYPSWWRDPIVKDGTHVGGTGYLWGPSDSRDRDIAAAVNIGRGVSWSRGEDIRAARIPAPKPRGPRWIGGWVFLLALLAGGLGTGATWEDHALGTSLQTGLSCALIVLGLGIAVSSFLGRTGAGSILLAIITAGLLATSAALPKDITTRWVRTTWTPAATQSIHPHYELGTGVGTLDLSRVDFTKGRTVTTQADVGVGRLVVIVPPDVTVKAVIDVGVGDIQLPGDDQQDVDVAPGKRKEITLKPAPGTKNTATLDLDLRVGIGQAEVSRAAS encoded by the coding sequence ATGACAGATCACCAGCACGCCGCGGGCGCCGGATCCGGCGCAGGCCCGGACCCGGGCACCGGCCCCGGTGCGGGCACACCCGCCGGCACCGGCGACGCCTCGCGCGCGCACGGGCGGGCGGGCACGCGGCAGGAAGGAGGCACACCGGCGGACCCGCACCCCGAGTCCCTCGGGCACCGGACGGCGACCGACGCCCCCGCCCCGCCCACCGCCACCCCGCAGGACACGGCCGCCGCCGGGGACACGCCCGCGGCCCCCCTGCGCTTCCGGCGGGACCGACGGCACAAGCTGCTCGCCGGGGTGTGCGCCGGACTCGGGCGGCAGTGCGACATGGACCCGGTGATCTTCCGGATCACGCTGGCCGTGCTGTCGGCGACCGGCGGCATCGGACTCATCTTCTACGGCTTCGCCTGGCTCTTCGTCCCGTACGAGGACGAGGACGAGAACGAGGTGCGCAAGCTGCTCACCGGCCGGGTGGACGGCCAGGCCCTGACCGGTGTGCTCTTCGCCCTGGTCGGCTGCGGGGTGTTCCTCACCATGCTGGGCAACACCAGCGTGCTGACCTTCGCCGTGGTCCTCTCCCTGCTCCTCGCGGGCGCGGGGTACTGGTCACGCAACCGCGGCACCCCCGACCCCGACCCGCTCGCCGCCCAGGCCGTCGCCGACGCCCCGCCGGAGGCCCAGGCCCCTCCGGTGCCCGCCGGCTACCCGTCCTGGTGGCGCGACCCCATCGTCAAGGACGGCACCCATGTCGGCGGCACGGGCTATCTGTGGGGACCGAGCGACTCCCGCGACCGTGACATCGCGGCGGCCGTCAACATCGGCCGGGGCGTCTCCTGGAGCCGGGGCGAGGACATCCGCGCGGCCCGGATCCCGGCACCCAAGCCCCGCGGTCCCCGGTGGATCGGCGGCTGGGTCTTCCTGCTCGCCCTGCTGGCGGGCGGCCTCGGCACGGGAGCGACCTGGGAGGACCACGCCCTGGGCACCAGCCTGCAGACCGGTCTGTCCTGCGCGCTGATCGTCCTGGGCCTGGGCATAGCGGTCAGTTCCTTCCTGGGCCGCACCGGAGCGGGCTCGATCCTCCTGGCGATCATCACAGCGGGCCTGCTCGCCACGTCGGCCGCGCTCCCGAAGGACATCACCACCCGCTGGGTCCGCACGACCTGGACACCGGCAGCGACGCAGAGCATCCACCCGCACTACGAACTCGGCACCGGCGTGGGCACCTTGGACCTGTCCCGCGTCGATTTCACCAAGGGTCGGACGGTGACCACCCAGGCCGACGTCGGGGTGGGCCGCCTGGTGGTGATCGTGCCGCCGGACGTGACCGTGAAGGCTGTCATCGACGTGGGAGTGGGCGACATCCAACTGCCGGGCGACGACCAGCAGGACGTGGACGTGGCACCGGGGAAGCGCAAGGAGATCACCCTGAAACCGGCTCCGGGCACCAAGAACACCGCCACCCTCGACCTCGACCTGCGAGTGGGCATCGGACAGGCGGAGGTGAGCCGTGCTGCGTCATGA
- a CDS encoding DoxX family protein codes for MTHSFRTDTHAPYYNEERTWRDSLGQYALLPLRIFLGVTFIYAGLDKLTDSAFMKSSGSGSVGDMMRSVRDSSAIPALVDLSLKNPVGFGYAIAFGELAVGIGTLLGILARLAALGGALISLSLWLTVSWASDPYYYGNDLAYLMAWLPLVLAGASAFSVDAALRARRRQRAGGYR; via the coding sequence ATGACTCACAGTTTTCGTACGGACACGCACGCCCCCTACTACAACGAAGAACGAACCTGGCGTGACAGCCTCGGCCAGTACGCCCTGCTGCCGTTGCGCATCTTCCTCGGCGTCACCTTCATCTACGCCGGCCTGGACAAGCTGACCGACAGTGCCTTCATGAAGAGCTCCGGCTCGGGCTCCGTCGGCGACATGATGCGCAGCGTCCGGGACTCCTCGGCCATCCCCGCACTGGTCGACCTGTCCCTGAAGAACCCCGTCGGCTTCGGCTACGCCATCGCCTTCGGTGAACTCGCCGTCGGTATCGGCACCCTGCTCGGCATCCTCGCCCGCCTGGCGGCGCTCGGCGGTGCGCTGATCTCGCTCAGCCTGTGGCTGACCGTGAGCTGGGCGTCCGATCCCTACTACTACGGCAACGACCTCGCCTACCTGATGGCCTGGCTGCCCCTCGTCCTCGCGGGCGCCTCCGCGTTCTCCGTGGACGCCGCCCTGCGCGCCCGACGACGGCAGCGGGCGGGAGGCTACCGGTAG
- a CDS encoding DUF4429 domain-containing protein yields the protein MAEIIQRDGTWAFDGTTVRITPGLHRSVPLFRQTYGEVAVPLEAVAGVAFEPERKRGRLRMRLREGADPLLQATGGRLPDPADPYRLIVDVDRAGVAEYVAEEIRHALLLDQIPKEPTKTYLLPGPPVPVSVRSSDGTVSFDGTQVRIDWADTSDRVKRATGPRIIDVGDLVQVEWLPNSGYEDGFMRFVTRETSFSKLPPEKDPYALDLWGSTRRDLLTALVATAVTARLPHPSTRGELALGDERAHRPRLAAAAFPPSADHHDVLLRRLRELGELHREGVLTDEEFAMTKAAVLRGF from the coding sequence ATGGCCGAGATCATCCAGCGTGACGGGACCTGGGCCTTCGACGGCACAACGGTCAGGATCACGCCGGGACTCCACCGCTCCGTTCCGCTGTTCCGGCAGACGTACGGCGAGGTCGCCGTGCCCCTGGAGGCCGTCGCGGGCGTGGCGTTCGAGCCGGAGCGCAAGCGCGGCCGACTGCGGATGCGGCTGCGCGAGGGCGCGGACCCGCTGCTGCAGGCGACCGGCGGTCGCCTGCCGGACCCGGCCGATCCGTACCGCCTGATCGTGGACGTCGACCGCGCCGGGGTCGCCGAGTACGTGGCCGAGGAGATCCGCCACGCCCTGCTCCTCGACCAGATCCCGAAGGAGCCGACGAAGACGTATCTGCTGCCCGGCCCTCCGGTCCCGGTCTCGGTGCGTTCCTCCGACGGCACGGTCTCCTTCGACGGCACCCAGGTCCGCATCGACTGGGCCGACACCTCCGACCGCGTCAAGCGGGCGACCGGCCCGCGGATCATCGACGTGGGCGACCTCGTCCAGGTCGAGTGGCTGCCCAACTCCGGTTACGAGGACGGTTTCATGCGGTTCGTGACCCGCGAGACGTCCTTCTCGAAACTGCCGCCGGAGAAGGACCCGTACGCCCTCGACCTGTGGGGCAGCACCCGCCGCGACCTGCTCACGGCCCTCGTCGCGACGGCGGTCACGGCCCGGCTGCCGCACCCGTCCACCCGCGGGGAGCTCGCGCTCGGCGACGAACGCGCCCACCGCCCCCGGCTCGCCGCGGCCGCGTTTCCTCCGTCGGCCGATCATCACGACGTACTGCTGCGCAGGCTGCGGGAGTTGGGGGAGCTGCACCGCGAGGGGGTGCTCACGGACGAGGAGTTCGCGATGACCAAGGCGGCCGTGCTCCGGGGGTTCTGA
- a CDS encoding class II aldolase/adducin family protein: protein MPLPTEKLQFAMPPMHDSVEEERRHRKERLAGALRIFGRLGFEDGVSGHITARDPEFTDCFWVNPFGMPFKHVTVSDLVLANSDGQVLDGRYHVNQAAFTVHSQVHAARPDVVAVAHCHSVHGRALSALGELLDPITQESCAFYEDHALYEAYTGVAVDADEGRRIAAALGSRKALVLRNHGLLTVGDSVDAAAWWFLSLERSSQVQLLARAAGRPVLIDHRAAVATREQLGGDLVAWINYQPMWQDISRSEPDLLS, encoded by the coding sequence ATGCCGCTTCCCACCGAGAAGCTCCAGTTCGCGATGCCGCCGATGCACGACTCCGTCGAGGAGGAACGCCGGCACCGCAAGGAGCGCCTCGCGGGCGCGCTGCGGATCTTCGGCCGGCTCGGCTTCGAGGACGGGGTGTCCGGGCACATCACCGCACGCGACCCGGAGTTCACCGACTGCTTCTGGGTCAACCCCTTCGGCATGCCGTTCAAGCACGTCACCGTGAGCGACCTCGTGCTCGCCAACTCCGACGGGCAGGTCCTCGACGGCCGCTACCACGTCAACCAGGCGGCCTTCACCGTGCACTCCCAGGTGCACGCCGCCCGCCCCGACGTCGTCGCCGTCGCCCACTGCCACTCGGTGCACGGGCGGGCGCTGTCCGCGCTCGGCGAGCTCCTCGACCCGATCACTCAGGAGAGCTGCGCCTTCTACGAGGACCACGCCCTGTACGAGGCCTACACCGGGGTCGCCGTCGACGCCGACGAGGGCCGCCGGATCGCCGCCGCGCTCGGCTCCCGCAAGGCGCTGGTGCTGCGCAACCACGGGCTGCTGACCGTCGGGGACTCGGTGGACGCGGCGGCCTGGTGGTTCCTGTCGTTGGAACGCTCCAGCCAGGTGCAGCTGCTGGCCCGGGCAGCGGGACGGCCCGTGCTCATCGACCACCGGGCCGCGGTGGCGACCCGGGAACAGCTGGGCGGGGACCTGGTGGCGTGGATCAACTACCAGCCGATGTGGCAGGACATCAGCCGCAGTGAACCGGACCTGCTGTCGTGA
- a CDS encoding pyridoxamine 5'-phosphate oxidase family protein: MNWTDFSATEPDLARTVEDRFGAFTHHTLATLRKDGSPRTTGLEVRFLDGELWFGMMPDSLKALDLRRDPRFALQANPGEGQSMGGGDVRIAGRAIEVTDPETKAAYAEEVKPPEPFHLFRTELTEVVRTYVEDEKYLVLQVWKPGQPLRTIKRA, from the coding sequence ATGAACTGGACAGATTTCTCCGCCACGGAACCCGACCTCGCCAGGACGGTCGAAGACCGCTTCGGCGCCTTCACACACCACACCCTTGCGACCCTCCGCAAGGACGGCTCCCCCCGCACCACCGGCCTGGAGGTCCGCTTCCTCGACGGTGAGCTGTGGTTCGGCATGATGCCGGACTCCCTCAAGGCCCTCGACCTGCGCCGGGACCCGCGATTCGCGCTCCAGGCGAACCCCGGCGAGGGGCAGTCCATGGGCGGCGGCGATGTACGGATCGCCGGGCGGGCGATCGAGGTCACCGACCCCGAGACCAAGGCCGCATACGCCGAAGAGGTGAAACCGCCGGAGCCGTTCCACCTCTTCCGCACCGAGCTGACGGAGGTCGTGCGGACCTACGTCGAGGACGAGAAGTACCTGGTCCTCCAGGTCTGGAAGCCCGGTCAGCCCCTGCGCACGATCAAGCGCGCCTGA
- the guaA gene encoding glutamine-hydrolyzing GMP synthase, with amino-acid sequence MSSANPAAAPDTVLVVDFGAQYAQLIARRVREARVYSEIVPSTMPVAEMLAKNPAAIILSGGPSSVYAEGAPRLDRELFESGVPVFGMCYGFQLMATTLGGTVDNTGAREYGRTPLHVSKSGSTLFEGTPDEQSVWMSHGDACSAAPEGFTVTASTDVVPVAAFENDEKKLYGVQYHPEVMHSTHGQQVLEHFLYRGAGLKPDWTTGNVIEEQVAEIRSRVGDKRAICGLSGGVDSAVAAALVARAIGDQLTCVYVDHGLMRKGETEQVEKDFVAATGVKLVVVDAEERFLTALKGVSDPEEKRKIIGREFIRVFEQAQAEIIADEGPAVEFLVQGTLYPDVVESGGGTGTANIKSHHNVGGLPEDLEFQLIEPLRKLFKDEVRMVGQELGLPDEIVQRQPFPGPGLGIRIVGEVTKERLDLLRDADAIAREELTAAGLDRDIWQCPVVLLADVRSVGVQGDGRTYGHPIVLRPVSSEDAMTADWSRLPYDVLAKISTRITNEVADVNRVVLDVTSKPPGTIEWE; translated from the coding sequence GTGTCATCAGCGAACCCCGCCGCCGCCCCCGACACCGTCCTGGTCGTCGACTTCGGTGCGCAGTACGCCCAGCTCATCGCCCGTCGTGTCCGCGAGGCCCGGGTCTACAGCGAGATCGTGCCGAGCACCATGCCGGTCGCGGAGATGCTCGCCAAGAACCCGGCGGCGATCATCCTCTCCGGCGGCCCCTCGTCGGTGTACGCGGAGGGCGCCCCGCGCCTGGACCGCGAGCTGTTCGAGTCCGGCGTCCCGGTCTTCGGCATGTGCTACGGCTTCCAGCTGATGGCCACCACCCTCGGCGGCACCGTCGACAACACCGGCGCCCGCGAGTACGGCCGGACGCCCCTGCACGTGTCGAAGTCGGGCTCCACCCTCTTCGAGGGCACCCCGGACGAGCAGTCGGTGTGGATGTCCCACGGCGACGCCTGCTCCGCCGCCCCCGAGGGCTTCACCGTGACCGCGTCCACGGACGTCGTCCCGGTCGCCGCCTTCGAGAACGACGAGAAGAAGCTCTACGGCGTCCAGTACCACCCCGAGGTCATGCACTCCACGCACGGCCAGCAGGTCCTGGAGCACTTCCTGTACCGGGGCGCCGGTCTGAAGCCGGACTGGACCACCGGCAACGTCATCGAGGAGCAGGTCGCTGAGATCCGCTCGCGCGTCGGCGACAAGCGCGCGATCTGCGGCCTCTCCGGCGGTGTGGACTCGGCGGTGGCCGCGGCCCTGGTCGCACGCGCCATCGGCGACCAGCTGACCTGCGTGTACGTCGACCACGGCCTGATGCGCAAGGGCGAGACCGAGCAGGTCGAGAAGGACTTCGTGGCCGCGACCGGCGTGAAGCTGGTCGTCGTCGATGCGGAGGAGCGTTTCCTGACCGCGCTCAAGGGTGTCTCCGACCCCGAGGAGAAGCGGAAGATCATCGGCCGGGAGTTCATCCGGGTCTTCGAGCAGGCCCAGGCGGAGATCATCGCGGACGAGGGTCCGGCGGTGGAGTTCCTCGTCCAGGGCACGCTCTACCCGGACGTCGTCGAGTCCGGCGGCGGTACCGGCACCGCCAACATCAAGTCGCACCACAATGTCGGCGGCCTTCCCGAGGACCTCGAGTTCCAGCTGATCGAGCCGCTGCGCAAGCTGTTCAAGGACGAGGTGCGGATGGTCGGCCAGGAGCTCGGGCTCCCCGACGAGATCGTCCAGCGCCAGCCGTTCCCCGGACCCGGTCTCGGCATCCGCATCGTCGGCGAGGTCACCAAGGAGCGCCTGGACCTGCTGCGCGACGCCGACGCCATCGCCCGCGAGGAGCTCACCGCGGCCGGCCTCGACCGCGACATCTGGCAGTGCCCGGTGGTCCTGCTCGCGGACGTCCGCAGCGTCGGCGTCCAGGGCGACGGCCGCACCTACGGCCACCCGATCGTCCTCCGGCCGGTGTCCAGCGAGGACGCCATGACCGCCGACTGGTCGAGGCTGCCGTACGACGTCCTCGCGAAGATCTCGACGCGGATCACCAACGAGGTGGCCGACGTCAACCGCGTGGTGCTCGACGTGACGTCGAAGCCGCCGGGGACGATCGAGTGGGAGTGA
- a CDS encoding chorismate mutase, translating into MTTTPEATIADARERIDALDDRIIGLIQERMAVSSVVQRTRIASGGRRVHLAREMEILGRYRDALGRPGTSLAMTLLELCRGRI; encoded by the coding sequence GTGACCACCACACCGGAAGCGACCATCGCGGACGCCCGTGAGCGCATCGACGCGCTCGACGACCGGATCATCGGTCTGATCCAGGAACGGATGGCCGTCTCGTCCGTGGTCCAGCGGACCCGTATCGCCTCCGGCGGCCGACGGGTCCACCTCGCCCGCGAGATGGAGATCCTCGGCCGCTACCGCGACGCCCTCGGCAGGCCCGGCACCTCCCTCGCCATGACGCTGCTCGAACTGTGCCGCGGTCGCATCTGA
- a CDS encoding LPXTG cell wall anchor domain-containing protein: MKLRRALAAAAATAAIAPLALFAAPSAFADETPTPTAAESTPAGETTPAAPETTPAAPETTPAAPETTPATGESSPAAGESSPAASTSPSGSPSGSTSASPSPSESGEPVDQCEVDDEDAPDPGDSDVLHSSLTGLPESIVAGSGWTNFKFNVSNSGDETIKDIQPIVGVGAVDWDFEKDYSDLVTVQVKQGGSWVDVATQFGEGGSFNAFDLDGGDSLSYQLRVKVDREVPSAIGIAIGLAEYSDDKGCWISADENMGIYYFEVLPAGSDAGKPNDAKPQTGGKKPISDVNGVDVDGQLAETGSSSALPVLGLVGGFAVVAGTGVVFAVKRRKGAAGAHA, encoded by the coding sequence ATGAAGCTTCGTCGTGCACTGGCCGCCGCGGCCGCGACCGCCGCGATAGCGCCGCTGGCCCTGTTCGCCGCGCCGAGCGCGTTCGCGGACGAGACCCCCACGCCGACCGCGGCCGAGAGCACGCCCGCCGGCGAGACCACCCCGGCGGCCCCCGAGACCACGCCGGCGGCCCCGGAGACCACCCCGGCCGCCCCGGAGACCACGCCCGCCACGGGCGAGAGCTCCCCCGCCGCCGGCGAGTCCAGCCCGGCCGCCTCCACCAGCCCCTCCGGGAGCCCGTCCGGCTCCACGAGCGCCAGCCCCTCCCCGAGCGAGAGCGGCGAGCCCGTCGACCAGTGCGAGGTCGACGACGAGGACGCCCCGGACCCCGGCGACAGCGACGTGCTGCACAGCTCGCTGACCGGTCTGCCCGAGAGCATCGTGGCGGGCAGCGGCTGGACGAACTTCAAGTTCAACGTGAGCAACTCCGGCGACGAGACGATCAAGGACATTCAGCCCATCGTCGGCGTCGGGGCGGTCGACTGGGACTTCGAGAAGGACTACAGCGACCTGGTCACCGTGCAGGTGAAGCAGGGCGGCAGCTGGGTCGACGTGGCCACGCAGTTCGGCGAGGGCGGCTCGTTCAACGCCTTCGACCTCGACGGCGGCGACTCCCTCAGCTACCAGCTGCGGGTGAAGGTCGACCGTGAGGTCCCGAGCGCGATCGGCATCGCCATCGGTCTCGCCGAGTACTCGGACGACAAGGGCTGCTGGATCTCCGCCGACGAGAACATGGGCATCTACTACTTCGAGGTCCTGCCGGCCGGTTCCGACGCCGGCAAGCCGAACGACGCCAAGCCGCAGACCGGCGGCAAGAAGCCCATCTCCGACGTCAACGGCGTCGACGTGGACGGCCAGCTCGCCGAGACCGGTTCGAGCTCGGCCCTGCCGGTCCTCGGCCTCGTCGGCGGCTTCGCCGTCGTCGCCGGTACCGGTGTGGTCTTCGCGGTGAAGCGGCGCAAGGGTGCGGCCGGCGCCCACGCCTGA